One genomic window of Thalassoroseus pseudoceratinae includes the following:
- a CDS encoding type IV pilus twitching motility protein PilT yields MATIQIDKLLETVVKERVSDLHITAGQPPVVRLGGRMVRLETKELDAEDCTALMKSITPERNQQELQEVGGTDFGFAFGDKARFRVAVFKQRGMIGMVLRRIPTDFLTFEQLGLPPVIEELIQRPRGLFLVTGPTGSGKTTSLASMLNWMNHNLDHHIITLEDPIEYYHDHNKSTFNQREIGVDVPTFPEALRRALRMDPDVILVGEMRDLETISAAITAAETGHVVFGTLHTTGAQGTVDRIIDVFPTNQQEQIRTQLSTAIIGILSQALLPRIPKGLVAAYELLVVTPAIANLIREGKTFRINSSIQTGRKFGMQLLDDALYNLWKDGLCEEKDVMYKSNNPGELKVRIERAKRGMFDEEEEDDDDDDDWDDDDEYDED; encoded by the coding sequence ATGGCAACAATCCAAATCGACAAGCTTCTCGAAACGGTGGTTAAGGAACGCGTGAGCGACTTGCACATCACCGCTGGGCAACCGCCGGTTGTCCGATTGGGGGGGCGAATGGTGCGGTTGGAGACTAAGGAGCTCGACGCCGAAGACTGCACCGCGTTGATGAAGAGTATTACACCGGAGCGGAACCAACAGGAACTCCAAGAAGTTGGGGGGACCGACTTCGGTTTCGCGTTCGGTGACAAAGCTCGATTTCGTGTCGCGGTGTTCAAGCAGCGTGGCATGATCGGCATGGTGCTCCGGCGAATTCCGACGGACTTCCTCACGTTCGAGCAACTCGGTTTGCCACCGGTCATTGAAGAATTGATTCAACGTCCACGGGGTTTGTTCCTGGTGACCGGGCCGACCGGTTCCGGGAAGACCACCAGTTTGGCGAGTATGCTCAACTGGATGAATCACAACCTCGATCACCACATTATTACCCTCGAAGACCCGATCGAGTATTACCACGATCACAATAAAAGTACGTTCAATCAACGTGAGATCGGCGTGGACGTGCCGACGTTCCCGGAAGCACTTCGGCGGGCGTTGCGGATGGACCCCGATGTGATTCTCGTGGGGGAAATGCGGGACTTGGAAACCATTTCGGCGGCGATCACCGCGGCGGAAACCGGGCACGTCGTGTTCGGAACTTTGCACACCACCGGTGCCCAAGGAACCGTCGACCGAATCATCGACGTGTTCCCGACGAATCAACAAGAACAAATTCGAACCCAATTGTCGACGGCGATCATCGGGATTCTCAGTCAGGCGTTGTTGCCTCGGATTCCCAAAGGTTTGGTTGCTGCGTATGAACTTCTCGTCGTGACACCGGCGATCGCGAACCTGATTCGTGAAGGGAAAACCTTCCGGATTAACTCGTCGATCCAAACCGGGCGGAAGTTCGGGATGCAACTGCTGGACGACGCCTTGTACAACCTCTGGAAAGACGGTTTGTGCGAGGAAAAAGACGTCATGTACAAATCGAACAATCCAGGCGAACTCAAGGTTCGCATCGAACGTGCCAAACGCGGCATGTTCGACGAGGAAGAAGAAGATGACGATGACGACGACGATTGGGATGACGACGACGAATACGATGAGGACTAA
- a CDS encoding GspE/PulE family protein, translated as MAGDWLQQLVDDGLIGGDQLAEAESMAQSMGLKVADALVRNGYVDQETVCQYQARQFGYEYVNLDGIQIPGDVIQLVTESMARENVIVPVALQGETAQIAFHDPMAYDLLEKLQFLLNRSVDIVIAPKESIQNCIERHYGQTGNEESVDSMIQEFTETQIDLTQVETGGDIQEEDDSAPVIRLVNLIIEEAVKMRASDIHVEPFEDRVRIRYRIDGSLIERDNPPRRLLGAIVSRIKIMSRIDIAEKRRPQDGRIKTRVGTQDYDLRVSIIPTNHGQAVVMRILDRENIKIGIRNLGFSEEKYRTFQNVIRRPNGIFLVTGPTGSGKTTTLYSALGELNKPDRKIITAEDPVEYYLPGINQVEVRHEIGLDFSRIIRAMLRQAPNVILVGEIRDLETAEMAIQASLTGHLVFSTLHTNDAPSSITRLIDMNVQPFLVASSVMAVMAQRLVRRVCKKCVTSYKPDSSEIEQLEITDEELAKGQFVRGKGCNECQHTGYKGRVAVFELMTMNSTLREMTFRSEPAQAIRRQARLFGMKTLVDDAKDKAIQGLTTLTEVYKLKTSRD; from the coding sequence ATGGCTGGCGATTGGTTACAACAACTTGTGGATGACGGCTTGATCGGTGGGGATCAGCTCGCGGAAGCGGAATCCATGGCGCAGAGCATGGGGCTGAAAGTCGCGGATGCGTTGGTTCGGAACGGGTATGTGGACCAGGAAACCGTTTGTCAGTATCAGGCCAGGCAATTCGGTTATGAGTACGTCAATTTGGATGGCATCCAGATTCCAGGCGATGTCATTCAGCTCGTAACCGAATCGATGGCCCGAGAAAACGTGATCGTTCCGGTGGCTCTGCAAGGGGAAACCGCCCAGATCGCCTTTCACGACCCGATGGCTTACGACCTGCTCGAGAAACTCCAGTTCTTGCTCAATCGTAGTGTCGATATCGTGATCGCTCCGAAGGAATCCATCCAGAATTGCATTGAGCGACATTATGGACAGACCGGCAACGAAGAGTCGGTCGATTCCATGATACAAGAGTTCACCGAGACGCAAATCGACCTGACCCAGGTCGAAACCGGCGGTGATATCCAAGAAGAAGACGATAGTGCTCCGGTGATTCGGCTGGTGAACTTGATCATCGAAGAAGCCGTCAAGATGCGAGCGAGCGACATCCATGTCGAGCCGTTCGAGGATCGTGTGCGGATTCGGTACCGCATCGACGGAAGCCTCATCGAGCGGGACAACCCTCCCCGCCGACTGTTGGGAGCGATTGTTTCTCGTATCAAAATTATGTCGCGGATCGATATCGCCGAGAAACGCCGACCGCAGGACGGCCGGATCAAAACTCGGGTCGGAACACAAGACTACGATTTGCGTGTCAGTATTATCCCTACCAATCATGGCCAGGCGGTGGTCATGCGTATTCTTGATCGTGAGAACATCAAGATCGGTATCCGGAACTTAGGGTTCAGTGAAGAAAAGTATCGAACCTTCCAAAATGTCATTCGACGACCGAATGGTATCTTTTTGGTCACTGGTCCAACGGGGTCCGGAAAGACGACCACTCTGTACAGTGCTTTAGGTGAACTGAACAAGCCGGACCGAAAAATCATCACGGCGGAAGATCCGGTCGAATACTATCTGCCTGGAATCAACCAAGTCGAAGTTCGGCATGAGATCGGACTGGATTTCTCCCGGATTATTCGGGCGATGTTGCGGCAGGCTCCGAATGTGATCCTCGTGGGAGAAATTCGCGATTTGGAGACGGCAGAGATGGCAATCCAAGCTAGTTTAACAGGACACTTGGTTTTCAGTACCCTTCATACGAACGATGCGCCCAGTTCTATTACACGCCTGATCGACATGAATGTTCAGCCATTCCTCGTCGCGAGTAGTGTGATGGCGGTCATGGCTCAACGTTTGGTGCGGCGTGTTTGCAAGAAATGCGTGACCAGCTACAAGCCCGATTCGAGCGAAATCGAACAACTCGAAATCACGGACGAGGAATTGGCCAAAGGTCAGTTTGTTCGCGGAAAAGGGTGCAACGAGTGCCAGCACACGGGCTACAAAGGCCGGGTCGCGGTGTTCGAGTTGATGACGATGAACTCGACGTTGCGAGAGATGACGTTCCGCAGCGAACCCGCCCAGGCAATTCGGCGGCAGGCTCGGCTGTTCGGCATGAAGACTCTCGTCGATGATGCGAAAGATAAGGCTATCCAAGGACTTACAACTTTGACCGAAGTTTATAAGTTGAAGACAAGTCGTGACTAA
- a CDS encoding WD40 repeat domain-containing serine/threonine protein kinase — MQRISAEILPETLICSSCGRPIRLEKNKPRDRSRSQTADDDFANARGLSQSSRTIAGFEVRQRLGSGTFGEVYRAYDPELDRDVALKLPTANTLKSKKSRERFLREAKAAARLRHPNIVPVFKAGRIGDQYYIASAFIDGKSLAEEMDGHRLEFRRAAAIVQKLAHALHYAHENGIVHRDVKPDNVMLDGRDEPQLMDFGIARLEESTEKFTQDGHVLGTPAYMAPEQAAGKQDEIGPASDQYSIGVVLYELLTGQTPFSGTTAAVVLFHAANSEAPPPATINANIPRDLETICQKAMAKEIGDRYATCEVLAKDLQHYLDDKPISARPLTALQRVHRWARRNPTIAGLVGTVAILLFGTAVLSTVFAARLELERSRTEAKAIEATEQKQIAEVKATEAFRERQSADQARQQAEQKRKDADKKAEAAMAAKQVAEQRTAEAIRQTENADAARIRAEEQFRNTVGIYYRAEMTLASRDLQSRDFDRVRRRLQRTVPDKTAGIDLRGFEWHYFDRLCRSARATLKEHEQAVTDVAFSPDGKLLASAGEDRKILIWDVGDWKLLRTLEGHSSHVTGIDFSPDGQHLVSAGYDKNIILWDAQTGKKLQTLRGNRLKPKATVRAHTEGLMGVTFSPNGKQIATWSRDKSVCLWEVESGELLVNLSDHESVPTDVAFSPDSQHVAVASNPSRIWDIASGTVTTRLAVRSSTVDYSPNGQWLLTAAGSKWAAWNPATGEQLWTATIGPYVRDLVFSPNGERIATVGSHDGSVQIWDAESREQLAAYVGHREIAATVGFSSDGKLIASGSQDGTVQIWDATPQTTVPLQIPVSALDIAFSPKGRLLAYAQSREIGLWNLDATMPATKFEGSQRVAFRPNAAELAFANGGKVRIRGLATGQIEQEFDLLGDTHAIAFSHDGQKLAAGSWKTNKVQIWDADTAEELWTIDSEISQIYAIAFSPDSRRLAVAGYRPNVVNVWDFEERQKVFTLSGHFDRLYDVEFSADGQRLASIDGDGVLKLWNAASGQEIRTMRNQSGYALAFSPDGRRLVIGGASKTLRIFDGTTGDELFSLDNAPSNPTTIVFSADGGVIAAAGQGKMIHLWNATPLAN, encoded by the coding sequence ATGCAGCGGATTTCGGCTGAGATATTGCCGGAGACACTCATCTGCTCCTCATGTGGACGGCCAATTCGACTCGAAAAGAACAAACCCCGCGATCGGTCTAGGTCCCAGACAGCGGATGATGATTTCGCAAATGCTCGCGGCTTGTCACAGTCATCCAGAACGATCGCTGGTTTCGAGGTCAGACAGCGACTCGGTTCGGGCACCTTTGGGGAGGTCTATCGCGCATACGATCCAGAACTCGACCGCGATGTTGCACTGAAATTGCCAACGGCCAACACGTTGAAGTCCAAGAAATCGCGGGAGCGGTTTTTGCGGGAAGCGAAAGCTGCGGCCCGACTGCGACATCCAAATATCGTGCCGGTGTTCAAAGCCGGTCGCATTGGCGATCAGTACTACATTGCTTCGGCGTTCATCGACGGCAAGTCGCTGGCTGAAGAAATGGACGGACACCGGCTAGAGTTTCGGCGTGCGGCCGCCATCGTCCAAAAATTGGCGCATGCTTTGCATTATGCCCACGAGAATGGCATCGTTCATCGGGACGTCAAGCCGGACAATGTGATGCTTGATGGCCGAGACGAGCCACAACTGATGGACTTTGGCATTGCCCGCCTAGAGGAATCCACGGAGAAGTTCACACAGGATGGCCATGTGCTTGGGACGCCAGCGTACATGGCGCCCGAGCAAGCTGCCGGCAAGCAAGACGAGATCGGCCCGGCCAGCGACCAGTACAGTATTGGGGTCGTGCTATACGAGCTGCTGACCGGCCAAACTCCGTTCAGCGGCACGACAGCAGCGGTCGTGCTGTTTCACGCTGCCAATTCGGAAGCACCACCGCCCGCGACAATCAACGCGAATATCCCGCGTGACCTGGAAACGATCTGCCAGAAAGCAATGGCTAAGGAGATCGGTGACCGCTACGCAACCTGTGAAGTGCTTGCGAAAGACCTTCAGCATTACCTGGACGACAAACCGATCTCCGCTCGCCCACTGACCGCGCTGCAACGCGTGCACCGGTGGGCTCGGCGAAACCCGACCATCGCCGGCCTAGTGGGAACAGTTGCGATCTTACTGTTCGGCACGGCCGTGCTTTCGACTGTGTTCGCGGCTCGGTTGGAATTGGAACGTTCGCGCACCGAAGCGAAAGCGATCGAAGCGACCGAGCAGAAACAAATTGCCGAGGTCAAAGCGACAGAAGCGTTCCGCGAACGGCAATCGGCGGATCAAGCAAGACAACAGGCAGAACAGAAGCGGAAAGACGCCGACAAAAAAGCCGAGGCCGCGATGGCCGCCAAGCAAGTCGCTGAACAGAGAACCGCTGAAGCGATCCGGCAAACGGAGAACGCTGATGCAGCGAGAATCAGGGCAGAAGAACAATTCCGGAACACGGTCGGAATTTACTACCGAGCCGAAATGACGCTAGCCAGCCGGGATTTACAGTCTCGGGACTTCGACCGTGTCCGTCGACGCCTGCAGAGGACCGTTCCGGACAAGACCGCCGGAATCGACCTCCGTGGCTTTGAGTGGCACTACTTCGACCGTCTCTGTCGTTCGGCACGAGCCACACTCAAAGAGCACGAACAAGCCGTGACTGACGTCGCGTTTAGCCCAGACGGTAAGCTGCTCGCTTCGGCTGGAGAGGACCGTAAGATTTTGATCTGGGATGTCGGGGACTGGAAGCTCCTTCGTACGCTTGAAGGGCATAGCAGTCACGTGACCGGAATCGATTTCTCTCCGGACGGCCAACACCTTGTCTCGGCAGGCTATGACAAAAACATCATCCTCTGGGACGCTCAGACAGGAAAGAAATTACAGACGCTGCGAGGGAACCGGCTGAAGCCCAAAGCAACCGTCAGAGCTCACACCGAAGGACTGATGGGCGTGACGTTCAGCCCAAACGGAAAGCAAATCGCGACATGGAGTCGGGATAAATCGGTCTGCCTCTGGGAAGTCGAAAGCGGTGAGTTGCTTGTGAATCTCTCAGACCACGAATCCGTTCCAACCGACGTAGCCTTCAGTCCAGATAGCCAGCACGTCGCGGTGGCCAGCAATCCCTCCCGCATCTGGGATATTGCAAGTGGCACCGTGACTACTCGGTTGGCTGTCCGGAGTAGTACCGTGGATTACAGTCCTAATGGCCAGTGGTTACTGACGGCTGCAGGAAGCAAGTGGGCCGCTTGGAACCCCGCCACCGGTGAGCAACTTTGGACGGCAACTATCGGGCCCTACGTCCGTGATTTGGTTTTCAGTCCAAACGGTGAGCGAATTGCGACCGTCGGCTCACACGATGGTTCTGTGCAAATTTGGGATGCCGAGAGTCGCGAGCAACTCGCCGCGTATGTGGGGCATCGAGAGATCGCAGCCACTGTGGGATTTAGCTCGGACGGAAAGTTAATTGCGTCAGGTAGCCAAGACGGGACTGTGCAAATTTGGGATGCCACGCCCCAAACAACCGTTCCGCTGCAAATACCAGTTTCGGCATTGGACATCGCCTTCTCACCGAAGGGCCGTTTGTTGGCCTACGCCCAAAGCCGTGAAATCGGGCTTTGGAATCTCGACGCCACAATGCCGGCGACGAAATTTGAGGGCTCGCAACGAGTCGCGTTTCGCCCAAACGCTGCGGAGTTGGCGTTCGCAAATGGCGGTAAAGTCCGTATTCGCGGCCTTGCTACAGGGCAGATTGAACAAGAATTCGACCTACTTGGTGACACGCACGCCATCGCTTTTAGCCATGATGGCCAGAAGCTCGCTGCAGGAAGTTGGAAAACGAACAAGGTTCAAATCTGGGACGCAGACACAGCCGAAGAGCTATGGACAATCGACTCGGAGATTTCTCAGATCTACGCTATCGCCTTCAGTCCAGACAGCCGGCGTTTGGCCGTCGCAGGTTATCGTCCGAATGTCGTCAATGTTTGGGATTTCGAAGAGCGGCAAAAGGTTTTCACGTTGAGCGGCCATTTCGATCGTCTTTACGATGTCGAGTTCAGTGCGGACGGGCAGCGACTGGCCTCCATTGATGGCGACGGCGTTCTCAAGCTCTGGAACGCCGCATCAGGGCAAGAAATTCGGACGATGCGAAATCAGTCTGGGTATGCCCTAGCGTTTTCGCCTGATGGTCGTAGGCTCGTAATCGGTGGTGCAAGCAAGACGTTAAGAATCTTTGATGGCACAACGGGTGATGAATTATTCTCATTGGACAACGCACCCAGCAATCCTACGACCATCGTCTTCAGCGCCGACGGCGGTGTGATAGCGGCGGCTGGTCAGGGCAAAATGATCCATCTCTGGAATGCCACGCCCCTCGCTAATTAG
- a CDS encoding bifunctional serine/threonine-protein kinase/formylglycine-generating enzyme family protein: MAENEVGEILADYMRRVDSGEQIDIDALCRAHPTIADEIRAYVGGAALVEDFIRQGDTSKAEAYRDTSRSKTSYDTDTVVVGQMFGRYRIKQQLGEGAMGAVYLAIDTQLDREVAIKIPKVRNGEHDEFLARFRWEAQAAAKLSHPGICSVFDFGEFSNRPYITMAYINGKPLSQFIGGDELSQKEIMQIVRDIADALQHSHSMGVIHRDLKSGNVMINEEGKPIVTDFGLARKVDQSEESRITREGALLGTPGYMAPEQVEADVQKIGPATDIYALGVILYELISGDLPFRGSIHSILVQITRDEPRNPLDFNPDADSRLCQFCLQMIAKEIENRPQSMQEVVDQLDQYATNPSAERIVEKNDKSPRLKKLDKVKRKVADLVKRGQYGQAVSLLEKMSAATDTQAAGYASWALNELERVKKLPQKIREGIPTLVGTARMFMQKYDYARAAQILQQIPQKMRSPVIEQTLKNAIDLQDEANMLLKTLKECCKSQNCAGIEANVRRLLEIKPDNQFARDLSEALQTYRHIPVERREYAFDPYGKLLPLEKARKRSTRLAMILATMICLGGIIYGVTFLIKAGDVTLLVKTDDELLKRGDITLKFDGETHLISGPEFILTVAPGEYGYEVRQGDIVVRNPEKFTVRKNGRNVLTIEPTAPAVDRAAQSDRDSKSSVPEQPSHFAEVHGVTKSELQSWLESIRGEYIPLYINLRWGASEWIFDATAERNTTGRNWVVNFFENDSEAFEFSSKYRWTHALYWRLLFPTEGVRPQQGPGLRIRREVKRTYKPQDIKDQDFQEAVDYYSNRKWFPMSLCTTESAGHEYNFFLGHQRGDIEHQSFVGLTQDEFENKVEEFEGKSWILHFFQLQAGTSTPRINCTFCENKVGVSSATSFNLTESQYESELEQRKDSGWAPHCVGSSIDDGTVSYLVNWRKHATSSKFVTEQDNRDKLPPHWQNLPADSPPPAIAPFNSQQASTYQKQWAEHLGVPVEFTDKFGFTFRLIPPGEFDMGSSETELDNWREHAKSGGEFWERGQISEGPQHRVALTKPYYLATTEVTQEQFQSILSFNPSHFSPENNEEFKNLSTAKFPVETISWNQTQEFLKGLHAQLGLTGEDQSQQFYRLPTEAEWEFACRAGTNTVYWTGDHQDTILDKENLEGLHGRPLAVGSLVPNPFGLFDMAGNVHEYVNDRWSSQQYVDEGKSITIDPRGATDPNLPNRVVRGGDFYWWHYHSRSAYRISCHQEVPSGIAIGFRIAANIDAHKFAIDSRANETLQSRFSETHGATKAELQDWLDSIQGKYYPKHINLRWGTSDVLFDAVALPTVDGATFQVSFFENDHQAGQDYKQFGKTHQLLWKLLFPNPNAVPTEGPGLKIWRSTGKGYLTLNIGEKDLQKAVEEVSSDGWMPVSLVCSESANQRNNSFVCRRHFGQEYQAFVGLTLGEFKSKTKEFGARGWPLSFFQLSAGTTELKVSCVFHQSDDNDERNISFDLTEQQYQSMLKQRGSSGWFPTCVGSYIQQEIPSYIVAWRRHSIPRDN; the protein is encoded by the coding sequence ATGGCTGAGAATGAAGTTGGAGAGATTCTGGCTGACTACATGCGTCGAGTCGACTCCGGTGAACAGATCGATATCGACGCCCTATGCAGGGCACATCCAACGATTGCGGACGAAATCCGTGCCTATGTCGGCGGTGCCGCTTTGGTCGAGGACTTCATTCGTCAAGGCGACACCTCAAAAGCCGAAGCGTATCGAGACACATCGCGATCCAAAACGTCTTATGACACTGACACCGTAGTGGTCGGGCAGATGTTCGGTCGCTATCGGATCAAGCAACAACTTGGCGAAGGGGCGATGGGAGCGGTCTATTTGGCCATCGATACCCAACTTGACCGAGAGGTGGCTATCAAGATTCCGAAAGTACGGAACGGGGAGCACGACGAATTCCTGGCTCGGTTTCGTTGGGAAGCGCAGGCCGCCGCGAAACTCAGTCATCCCGGAATCTGTTCTGTTTTTGACTTTGGGGAATTTTCCAATCGGCCATACATCACGATGGCCTACATCAACGGAAAGCCTCTTTCTCAATTCATCGGCGGTGACGAACTCAGCCAAAAAGAGATCATGCAGATCGTCCGCGATATCGCAGACGCACTCCAGCACTCTCATTCAATGGGGGTCATTCATCGCGATCTCAAATCCGGCAATGTGATGATCAATGAGGAGGGCAAGCCAATCGTGACCGATTTTGGACTTGCCCGAAAAGTGGACCAGTCAGAGGAGTCACGAATTACCCGCGAGGGAGCATTACTGGGAACGCCTGGATATATGGCTCCCGAACAGGTTGAGGCCGATGTACAAAAGATAGGACCAGCCACAGATATCTATGCACTCGGGGTGATTCTCTACGAACTTATTTCCGGAGATTTGCCTTTCCGAGGCAGTATTCACTCGATCCTCGTACAGATTACTCGCGACGAACCACGAAACCCGCTCGATTTTAATCCCGATGCTGACTCCAGACTTTGCCAATTCTGTTTGCAGATGATCGCGAAGGAAATCGAGAATCGTCCGCAGTCGATGCAAGAAGTGGTCGATCAACTCGATCAATACGCAACGAACCCCAGTGCCGAACGGATTGTAGAAAAAAACGACAAAAGCCCTCGTCTGAAAAAGTTGGATAAGGTGAAGCGGAAAGTGGCCGATCTTGTCAAACGCGGGCAGTATGGCCAAGCCGTGAGTTTGCTCGAAAAGATGAGTGCGGCAACCGACACTCAGGCTGCCGGTTATGCGAGTTGGGCTCTCAACGAATTGGAGCGAGTGAAAAAGCTTCCCCAAAAGATTCGGGAGGGCATCCCGACCTTGGTCGGAACGGCTCGCATGTTCATGCAGAAGTATGACTATGCGAGGGCTGCTCAAATCCTGCAGCAGATACCTCAGAAAATGCGTTCTCCAGTGATCGAGCAGACGTTAAAAAACGCGATCGATCTGCAAGACGAAGCAAACATGCTCCTAAAGACGCTTAAGGAGTGTTGCAAGTCACAAAATTGTGCGGGAATCGAAGCGAATGTACGGAGGTTGTTGGAGATCAAACCCGACAATCAATTCGCTCGCGATCTCAGTGAGGCTTTGCAGACGTATCGCCATATTCCCGTGGAACGTCGCGAGTATGCGTTCGATCCGTATGGAAAACTGCTTCCACTGGAAAAGGCGAGAAAACGTTCGACCCGTCTGGCGATGATCTTGGCAACAATGATTTGCCTTGGCGGAATAATCTATGGGGTCACGTTTCTCATCAAGGCCGGCGATGTCACATTGCTCGTGAAGACTGATGACGAGCTGCTCAAGCGTGGCGACATTACCCTAAAGTTTGACGGCGAGACTCATCTCATCTCAGGTCCGGAATTCATACTAACGGTCGCGCCAGGCGAATACGGTTATGAAGTTCGTCAGGGCGATATTGTTGTTCGGAATCCAGAGAAGTTTACCGTTCGTAAGAATGGTCGCAACGTGCTCACAATTGAGCCTACGGCCCCGGCGGTTGATCGAGCTGCACAGTCCGACCGCGATTCCAAATCGAGCGTACCCGAACAGCCATCACACTTCGCCGAGGTGCACGGAGTCACGAAATCCGAACTTCAATCCTGGCTCGAATCGATTCGTGGCGAATACATCCCCCTGTATATCAATTTGCGATGGGGAGCATCGGAATGGATTTTTGATGCCACCGCAGAACGGAACACGACAGGGAGGAATTGGGTCGTCAACTTTTTTGAAAATGATTCCGAAGCGTTCGAGTTCTCATCGAAATATCGGTGGACACACGCCCTGTATTGGCGACTCTTGTTTCCTACCGAAGGCGTGCGACCGCAACAAGGGCCGGGATTGAGAATTCGTCGGGAAGTGAAGCGTACGTATAAGCCCCAGGACATCAAAGACCAAGATTTTCAAGAAGCCGTCGATTACTACAGCAATCGGAAATGGTTTCCGATGTCGCTGTGTACGACGGAATCAGCGGGCCACGAATACAACTTTTTCTTGGGTCACCAGCGAGGCGATATCGAGCATCAGTCGTTCGTTGGCCTGACCCAAGATGAGTTTGAAAACAAAGTTGAGGAGTTCGAAGGGAAAAGCTGGATCTTACATTTCTTTCAACTGCAGGCAGGGACATCAACGCCACGGATCAATTGCACGTTCTGTGAAAACAAAGTTGGCGTTTCATCAGCGACCTCATTCAATCTGACAGAATCGCAATACGAGTCTGAGCTCGAACAGCGAAAAGATTCTGGTTGGGCTCCTCATTGCGTTGGTTCATCTATTGACGACGGAACCGTGAGTTACCTTGTCAATTGGCGGAAGCACGCGACGTCATCGAAGTTCGTTACAGAACAGGATAATCGGGACAAACTTCCTCCTCACTGGCAAAACCTACCTGCCGACTCTCCACCGCCCGCTATCGCTCCGTTTAATTCGCAGCAAGCGTCAACGTATCAAAAACAATGGGCCGAGCACCTCGGTGTTCCCGTGGAGTTCACCGATAAGTTCGGGTTCACATTTCGCTTGATTCCTCCAGGCGAGTTCGACATGGGCTCATCGGAAACCGAGCTCGACAACTGGAGGGAGCACGCCAAGTCTGGAGGTGAATTCTGGGAACGAGGCCAAATCAGCGAAGGCCCGCAGCACCGTGTCGCTTTGACAAAGCCATACTATCTGGCGACGACAGAAGTCACGCAGGAGCAGTTTCAATCGATCCTGTCTTTTAACCCTTCCCACTTTTCGCCTGAAAACAATGAGGAATTCAAGAACCTGTCGACAGCGAAGTTTCCGGTGGAAACGATTAGTTGGAACCAAACTCAAGAATTTCTAAAGGGCCTTCATGCTCAACTTGGTCTGACTGGTGAAGATCAGAGCCAGCAGTTTTATCGCTTGCCGACTGAAGCCGAATGGGAATTCGCCTGTCGTGCAGGAACGAATACCGTCTATTGGACCGGCGATCATCAAGATACAATCTTGGACAAGGAGAACCTTGAAGGCTTACATGGCCGACCACTAGCGGTTGGTTCGCTTGTTCCGAATCCATTCGGGCTCTTCGACATGGCCGGTAATGTTCATGAGTATGTGAACGATCGATGGTCGTCCCAGCAGTATGTCGATGAGGGGAAATCAATCACCATCGATCCGCGTGGAGCAACGGATCCGAACTTGCCGAACAGGGTTGTCCGTGGGGGTGACTTTTATTGGTGGCACTATCACTCTCGTTCGGCGTATCGCATCTCTTGTCACCAGGAAGTCCCTTCTGGAATCGCGATCGGGTTCCGCATTGCCGCAAATATTGACGCTCACAAGTTCGCAATCGATTCACGTGCCAACGAAACTCTGCAATCACGATTCTCGGAAACTCACGGAGCCACGAAGGCAGAGTTACAAGATTGGTTGGATTCAATTCAGGGGAAATACTATCCCAAGCACATCAACTTGCGTTGGGGGACATCTGACGTCTTGTTCGATGCGGTTGCTCTCCCGACCGTCGATGGTGCAACATTCCAAGTCAGTTTCTTTGAAAACGATCATCAGGCTGGTCAGGACTACAAGCAGTTTGGCAAGACTCACCAGTTGCTTTGGAAGCTGCTATTCCCGAATCCAAATGCAGTACCAACAGAAGGTCCGGGATTAAAGATTTGGAGATCGACCGGTAAGGGCTATTTAACGCTCAATATCGGGGAGAAAGATCTGCAAAAAGCTGTAGAAGAAGTGTCGAGCGACGGCTGGATGCCCGTATCGCTCGTATGCTCAGAATCTGCGAATCAGCGAAATAACTCCTTTGTCTGCCGACGACATTTTGGTCAAGAGTATCAAGCATTTGTCGGTTTGACACTTGGTGAGTTTAAAAGCAAGACCAAGGAATTCGGTGCCCGTGGCTGGCCATTAAGCTTCTTTCAGTTAAGCGCTGGAACGACTGAGTTAAAGGTGTCCTGCGTCTTCCATCAAAGTGATGATAATGACGAGAGGAACATTTCATTCGATCTCACGGAACAGCAATATCAGTCGATGCTCAAACAACGTGGATCGTCTGGTTGGTTTCCGACCTGCGTCGGTTCCTACATCCAACAGGAAATACCCAGTTACATTGTTGCTTGGCGTAGGCATTCGATACCGCGAGACAATTAG